The nucleotide window GATCGATGACGAGCCGCACCGACAGCGGATTGCTGGCAGCGTCGCGCGCCAGGTCGATGCGGCGCGGCACCTGCGCGGCGGGCGCGTCCTGCCAGGCGACGTAGCGCACGGTCCAGCCGTTCTGCGCCAGCGTTGCCAGCCGGCCCTGCTCGTCGCGCGTGGCGCGCGCCGGGGCGCCGCGGGTGGGGCGCCCGTGCAGCCAGTCGCGCATGCCGGCCACCGGCAGCGCGAAGCCCAGGGCTTCCTCCATCAGGGTATCGACCTCGGGCGCGTTGCGCGGCGGCTGGTTGGGCAGGTCGAGCGTGGCGCCCGACGGCGTGGCGGTGACCACGGCCAGGGTCTGGCCGAGCGGCGAGACCAGGTCGAGCCGCACGTTGCGGCCCTGCTCCTCCCAGCGGAAGCTGCCCTGCACGCCCTCGTCGCGCCCGTAGCGCACGTAGTTGGCGGAAAAGCGGCCGGTGTACTGCTGGCTGGCGGCATCCTGGTCGACATCAAAGCTGCGCGACGGCGCCACGCTGGCGCATGCCTGCAACAGCAGCGGCGCGCCAAGGCAAAGCAGCGCCAGGCGTCGGGATCGGTTCATGGGCATGGTCGTGAGAACGGCGGCGCGAGGGCCGCCGGCTGACGGAAATCCTGCGCCGCGGGCCCGGGCTTGCCGGCCGCGGCGCGCGGGCTTATCTGGATGGCTGCACGTTGAACTTGTAGCGGCGCAGCGTATCGACCAGGGTCTCGTTCTCGGGGTCGATGCGCATGGCTTCGGTCCAGGTCTTGCGGGCTTCGTCGTGCTCGCCGAGCTGCCACAGCACCTCGCCTAGGTGCGCGCCGATTTCAGCCTCGGGGGCCTTGGCATAGGCGTTGCGCAGCAGGTCGGCCGCGGGGCGCAGGTCGCCCATGCGGAATTTGACCCAGGCCAGGCTGTCCATGATGTACGGATCGTCTGGCCCAAGTTCCGAGGCACGCTGCAGCAGCTGGAGCGCCTCGGGCAGGCGCTCGTTGCGGTCCGCCAGCGAGTAGCCGAGGGCGTTGTAGCCCTGCTTCTGCTGCGGCTGCAGCGCAATCACGCGGCGCAGGCCGGTTTCCATGCTGGCGTAGCGCTTCTGGCGCTCGTCGAGCATGGCCAGCTCATAGATCCAGTCGGCGTTGTCGGGCTCCGCCGCGACGCGGTCGTTCAGCACCTTGCGGGCGCGGTCGTAGGCCTTGTTTTCCATCAGCGTGGCGACTTCGGCCTGGCGGATGGCGGTCACGCGCTGCGAGCGCTGGCCGGGATCGGAGATGTCCTCGGCGTCGCTCAGCATCTCGCCGAACAAGGCCTGGGCGTCGTCGAGCTTGCCCATGCGCGCCAGCAACTGGGCGCGCTTGGCGGTGGCCGCCGGCGCCAGGCGGATGTCTTCGATGCGGTCGAGCCAGCGGATCGCGCCGGCGTAGTCCTTGCGTTCCTCGGCGATCTGCGCCAGGTACTGGTAGGCGATATCGGGATTCGCGCTGGGCTGTTTTTCGACCAGCTGCAGGTATTCCTGCAGGTACTGCTCGGCCTCGCCGTAGTTCTTGGCCTGCAGGCTGGTCAGGCCCAGCGCCAGCGGCACGCGCGGGTCGGCCGGCGCCACCTTGCGCAGCGTCTCGAATTCCTGGCGCGCCGCCGGCATGTCGTTTTTCAGCAGGTACAGCCGCGCCAGCGTGATATGGCCGTTGACCGATTCGGGCGACTTCTCGAGAAAGCGCTTGAGCACCGCCACGGCTTCGTCAGGCTGTTTCTCGGCGCGCAGTTCGGCTGACATCAGCGCAGCCGCTTCATAACTGGGCCGCAGCCGCAGGGCCTGGTCGAGCGCCGCCAGCGCGCCCGGCTCGTCGCCGGCGACTTCGCGTGCGCGCGCCAGTGCCAGTTGCGTTTCCGGCAGCCTGGCTTCGTTGCGGGTCAGGTCCTGCAGCAGCGTCGCCGCGCCGGCCGGATCGCTGGTGCGCGACAGCTGCTGCTGCAGTTGCAGGATGGCTTCGCCGCGCTGGCTGGCCGGCACCGCGGTCAGCTGCTGCTGCAGCAGCGGACGGGCGTCGTCCCAGCGGCCGTTGAGCACCAGCAGGGTCGACAGCACCTGGCCGGCCGCGGGCGAGGTCGGGGTGATCTCCTTCCACAGGCGCGCGGCGTCAAGCGCCTGCTGCGGGATGCGCGCGTTGAAGGCGATTTCGGTGGCGCGCTGGGCGAAGCGCGGGTCGCGGGTCTGGCGCGCCAGTTCCAGGTAAGTGCGGTAGGCCGGGCCAACCAGCCCGCGCTGGATGGAAATCTCGGCGGCCAGCACCATATAGACGATATCGTCGGTCAGCTCCAGCGACGGCAGTGCCGGCCGCGCCGGCTTGGCCGCCGGGGTGTCCGCCGCGGCCAGTTGCAGCATGGGCAGCGAACCCGCCCCGACGGGGGGCGCGGCGTGGGCGGCGCCTGCCGCCGTTGCCAGCAGTGCGCCGGCGGCCAGCGCGCGCACATGGCGCTGCGGGGCCTGCCACCAGCGGGCCAGGCGGCCGGCACGGCGCGCCGTGCGCATGCCGGTTCCCGGCAATGTGGTCTGGCCGCCGCCCGCGGTGGCTTGCAACGTGGAGTCCGGCATCTGGTCCGGCATCAGGTCCGACATGTATTGAGTGCTCCGGCGCGCGCTGGCGAGGAATAGGAGATTGCGCATTGATAAGGGCATTGTAGCCTGCCGCTACAATGCGCTGCTTGGCGCCGCAGGCCGGCGCCAGCAGGCGCTGCAGCAGTTTTGAGCGGTAACCAACGGAGAGGTTCGATGCCTGAATTGCCCGAGGTCGAGGTGACCCGGCGCGGCTTGCTGCCGCATGTGGTGGGGCGGCGCATCGCCGCGGTCACGGTGCGCCACCGCGGCCTGCGCTGGCCGGTCGACCCGGAACTCGAGGCTCGCCTGGCCCGGCGCCTGGTGCGCCGCATCGAGCGCCGCGGCAAGTACCTGCTGCTCGAATGCGTCAGCGCCGACGCCACGCAGCCCGCCGGCTGGCTGCTGGTGCACCTGGGCATGACCGGCACGCTGCGGGTGCTGCCCGAGGCGCCGCCCCCGGGTGTGCACGACCACTTCGACCTGGTGCTGGACGCCGACCCGGACACCGCCCCGGACGCCGCGCCCGGCCAGCATCCGCGCACCATCGTGCTGCGCTTCCGCGATCCGCGCCGCTTCGGCGCCATCCTCTGGACCACGCTGCCGGAGGCGGAACTGCCGTCGCATCCGCTGCTGAGCACGCTCGGCATCGAGCCGTTCGATCCCGCCTTCGACGGCGCCTGGCTGCACCGCCACACGCGCGGGCGCAGTGCCGCAATCAAGACTGTTCTGCTGGCGGGCGCGATCGTGGTGGGTGTGGGCAACATCTATGCGTCCGAAAGCCTGTTCCGCGCCGGTATCCGTCCGACCACCCCGGCCGGGCGCCTGAGCCGCGCGCGCTGCGACCGGCTGGCGCAAGCCGTGCGAGAAACCCTGGCGCAGGCGATCGAACGCGGCGGCAGCACCTTGCGCGATTTTGTCGGCAGCGACGGCGCCAGCGGGTACTTCCAGCTGGATTGCTTCGTCTACGACCGGGCCGGCCAGCCGTGCCGGGTTTGCGCCACGCCGGTGCGCCAGATCGTGCAGGGCCAGCGTTCCACCTTTTACTGCCCCAACTGCCAGCACTGATTTGCGGGCCGAGTGCTTCAGGGCACGCCGTGCGGCACAGCGTCGATGGGTCGGCGCAACACTCGCAGGGACGCCGCCGTCGAAGGGACGCGAATTCCACAAAACCGCCGTGGAAACCTGTATCGTGTGCGCAGTCATAAAAAGTTACAAAATGGCCGGCCGCGAGCCATGCAGGCAGGGGGTGCGGACCGGCATTGCGCGAACACGGGCATGCCGCACAGGAGGCGGGGCCCCGAGGTAAAACCAGCCCAACAGGTCCATGACAACGCTCGCCCACCAATTCGAACAATACGGCGCCTGGAGAACCGGGGTCCTCCAGTCACTGGCCGAATTCCAGTCCTGGCTGCAGCAGCACGACCTGTACGACGCCCAGGCCGACGAGCGCGTGCAGCGCATCCAGAGCGTGCTGCGCAGCGACCGCCTCAAGGTCGCCTTCATCGCCGAGTTCTCGCGCGGCAAGAGCGAACTGATCAACAGCATCTTCTTTGCCGACTACGGGCGCCGCATCCTGCCGTCGTCGGCGGGGCGCACCACCATGTGCCCGACCGAGCTGCGCTACGACGAGGCCGAGCCGCCCGGCATCCGCCTGCTGCCGATCGAGACGCGCCTGCAGGATGCCTCGACCGCGGATTTCCTCGAGGCTGGCAGCTCGGCGTCGCACTGGCATTCGGTGCCGCTCGACCCGTCTTCGCCGGAGGGCATGCTGGAAGCGTTCCAGCACGTGGTGCAGACCATGCGCGTGCCGCCCGAACACGCCGAGGCGCTGGGGCTGTACCACGAAAACGATCCCGATGCCGCCTACGCGGTCGACGCCGAGGGCATGGTCGAGATCTCGCGCTGGCGCCATGCCGTCATCAATTTCCCGCATCCGCTGCTGCGCCAGGGCCTGGTGATCCTCGACACGCCGGGGCTGAACGCGATCGGCACCGAACCCGAACTGACGCTGCGGCTGATCCCGGACGCGCACGTGGTCGTGTTCGTGCTGGCCGCTGACGCGGGCGTGACCAAGAGCGACCTGGAGCTGTGGCGCAGCCATGTCGGCGCGGGGCACCGGCGTGGCTGCCTGGCGGTGCTCAACAAGATCGACGGGCTGTGGGATCCGCTGCGCCAGCCCGGCGAGATCGCGCAGGAAATCGCGCGCCAGGTGTCGACCACCGCGCAGGTGCTGGGCATCGAGCAGTCGCGCGTGTATCCGGTATCGGCGCAGAAGGGGCTGGTGGCCAAGGTCACGCACGACGATGCGCTGCTGGCACGCAGCGGCCTGCCGGAATTCGAGCACGTGCTGTCGGACCAGCTGATCCCGCGCCGGCGCGAGATCGTCTCGGACCAGGTGTACCGGCTGGTGCAGGACATGGCGCGCGCCGCGCAGCAACTGCTGCAGAGCCGCCGCCGCGATATCGTCGAGCAGCTGTTCGAGCTGCGCGGCCTGCGCGGCAAGAACCATGCGATGGTCAAGCACATGCTGATGCGGGTGCAGGGCGAGAAGGACGAGTTCGAGCAGAGCATCAGCAAGTTCCAGGCGCTGCGGCTGGTCTTTGGCCGGCACAGCGCCGACATCATCAAGAGCCTGCAGTTGCGCGACGTGCGCCGCACCATGCGCAGCGCACGCGAGCAGATGAAGGAACGCTTCTTCTCGCGCGGCCTGCGCGAAGACATGGACGCATTGTTTGCGCAGCTGAGCGGGCTGGTGAGCGATGCCGACAACAAGATCGGCCAGCTGCACCAGCTGATCGAAAGCATGTACCGGCGCTTCAATGCCGAGCACGGCTTCACGCTGCCGGCGCCGATGCAGTTCACCGCCGAGCGCTACCTGGCCGAGCTGCAGCAGACGCTGCGGCTGGTGCAGGCGCATTTCGGCACGGTCAGCATGCTGACGCGGTCGCGGCCGCAGCTGGTGCAAAGCGCGTTCAACACCATGGCCAGCCGCGTGCTGGAGAATTTCCGCGACCTGAACCGCGATATCGAGGTCTGGCTCAAGTCGGTGATGACGCCGCTGGAAGCGCAGGTGCGCGAACACCAGAAGCAGCTGCGCCGGCGTGTCGATTCGATCGAGCGCATCCATGAAGCCACCGACACGCTGGAAAGCCGCATCGCCCAGCTGGAGGAAGTGCTGAACGGGCTGGACGAGCGCAGCGGGCGCATCGAGGGCTACGCGCAGCGGCTGCTGCGGCCGACGGCCGCCGCCGACAGCCCGAGCCTTGCGGTGGCCTAGCAAGTTCCTGAAGCCGGTATATCATGTGGCGCCGCTCTGCCGGTTTGCTCCCCTCTCCCGCAAGCGGGAGAGGGAGCACCGAACTGGTAACGAAAAAAGCCCGGCGGCTTACCGTTCTCCCAGCTTTACCCGATGCCCCGCAAGCCCGTTCCCCGCACTGTTCCCGCCATTCCCGACGACATCCACGTTGCCCCCGACTTCGGCGCGCGCGTCGTCACGTGGCAGCGCCAGCATGGCCGGCACGACCTGCCATGGCAGAACACGCGCCACGCCTACCGCATCTGGTTGTCGGAGATCATGCTGCAGCAGACCCAGGTCAGCGCCGTGATCGAGTACTTCCAGCGCTTTGTCGCCGCCTTGCCGACGGTGCAGGCGCTGGCCGCGGCGCCGGCCGACCAGGTGATGGCGCTGTGGGCCGGGCTGGGCTACTACTCGCGCGCGCGCAACCTGCACCGCTGCGCCATGCAGGTGGTCAGCGAGCACGGCGGCCGCTTCCCCACCGACCCCGCGGTGCTGGTCACGTTGCCGGGGATCGGCCGCTCCACCGCGGCGGCGATCGCCGCATTCAGCGCGGGCGTGCGTTCGCCGATCCTGGACGGCAACGTCAAGCGCGTGTTCGCGCGCTGCTTCGGCATCCACGGCCATCCGGGCGAGCGCGCGGTGGAGTCGCGCATGTGGCAGCTGGCCGAGCTGGCCTTGCCGGCGCCCGGCCCGCGCCAGGCCGAGGACATGATTGCCTATACGCAGGGCCTGATGGACCTGGGCGCGACCGTGTGCTCGCGCGGCAAGCCGGCCTGCCTGGCCGATGCCGCCGCGTGCCCGCTGTCCGCCGACTGCGTGGCGCGCCGCGATGGCCTGACCGCCGTGCTGCCCGCGCCCAAGCCGCGCGCAGCGATTCCCGAGCGCAGCACGGTGATGCTGCTGGTGCGGCGCGAGCGTGAAGTGCTGCTGCGCCTGCGTCCGGACAGCGGCATCTGGGGCGGCCTGTGGAGCCTGCCGGAGATGCCGGTCGACACCGTGCCCTTCGACGCCGAAGCCGCCGAGGCGAGCGCGCTCGACTACGCGCGCGCGTTCGGCACGCCCGCGCGCGCCGTGCTGGCCGGCGAGCTGACCCATGTGTTCACGCACTTCCGCCTGCTGATCCGCGCCATCCGGGTCGACCTGAATGCGGAGGCGAACGTGCTGCGGCAGGACAGCGCGGTGCCCGCCGGGCAGCGCTGGCTTTCGCTCGACGACCTCGATGCGCTGGGCACGCCCGCGCCGGTGCGGCGGCTGCTGGAAGACCAGGCGCGGGTGGGCTTGTTCTGAGGCTGGGGCAGGGCGGAACGCCGCCTACAGCATGTGGTTCTGGCGCATGTAGCGGTGCACGATCTCGATGCGCATGCCTGCATCGGGCAAGGCCATCAGCATCTGCTTGGCTTTCAGCGGCACCGGCAGCAATTCGCACAGCCGGTTCGCGACCCAGCTCGGGTCATCCCACAGGTAGGGTTCGTCGAAGGGCAGGCGGTCGGGCTGCTCGGCGTGCAGCCGCGTGACGATGCGGCGCAGCGCGTCCAGGCATTCGCCCAGCAGTTCCAGCTTGCAGTCGATGATGTCGGGGGGAAGCACCTCGGCGCGCGCCACCAGCAGGCCGTCGTCGCGGGTCTCGTGGCTGATGATATGGAAGCGCTCGCGGCCGCGCGTGCGGATCAGCAGCACACCCAGTTGCTCCATGTTGCAGTCGACGATCTCGGCCAGGCAGCCGACCAGCTCGGGCACGGTGGCCTGGTCGGGCCGGGCCACTTCTTCGCCGCTGGCGATCAGGCACACGCCGAACGGCGCGCTGTCGCGCAGGCAGTTGCGCACCATGTCGACATAGCGCGCCTCGAACACGCGCAACGGCAGCCGTCCACCGGGAAACAGCACCGTGTGCAAGGGGAACAGCGGCAGGTTGTCGAGCGTCCTTGGCGGGTCTGCGGAACCGGTGGGACGGTAGAGGTCGGTCGAGGACATGCGTGCAGGCTTGGGGTCGCGCAGCATTGGGCCGCCAGGCAGACGCTGCGCTCAGAGGCCCCGTAAAGCCAGGAGTGCCACCCCGCAAGCGTCAGCCCGCCGGTGCGAGCTCTCGGTGTCTGACCAGCACATTACCATGTGCCCGGAAATAGTTGGCGAGCCTTTCCGCAATATAGACCGAGCGATGCTGGCCACCGGTGCAGCCGATCGCCACGGTCAGGTAGCTGCGGTTGTCGGCAATGAAGCTTGGCAGCCACTTTTCGACGTAGGCGCGGATATCCTCGGCCATCGCCAGCACCATCGGCTGGGCCTGCAGGAAGTCGATCACCGGCGTGTCGCGGCCGGTCAGCGGCCGCAGCGCCAGGTCGTAGTAAGGGTTGGGCAGCGAGCGCACGTCGAACACCATGTCGGCATCGCTGGGCACGCCGTGCTTGAAGCCGAACGACTCGAACAGCAGCGTCAGGCGCTGGCTGTCGTCGCGGATCAGCTCCTTGATCCAGCTGCGCAGCGTATTGGTGCGCACATTGCTGGTGTCGATCCGATGCGCGGCCTCGGCCAGCGGGCTCAGCAGCGCGCGCTCCATCTCGATCGCTTCCATCAGCGCCGTGTCGTTGAAGGCGCCGCCGCCGCCGACCACGCCGTCGGTGCGTGCCGACAGCGGATGGCGGCGGCGCGTCTCGGAGTAGCGCTGCACCAGCGCGTCGGTGCTGGCGGTCAGGAAAATGACCTCGACCTGGTGGTCGGCGGCCAGCGCGCGCACGGTGTCGGGCAGCTGGTCGAGCGACTCGCGGCTGCGGATGTCGGTAGCGACGCCCAGGTGCGTGTAGCCCTGGCTGTCGAGATAGCGGGTCAGTTCAGGGATGAACTGCGCCGGCAGGTTGTCCACGCAGTAGTAGCCTGCATCTTCGAGGACGTTCAGTGCGACGGACTTGCCGGAACCGGATATGCCGGTGATGAGGATGATGCGCATAGCAACTGAAGCATAGCATCGAGTGCCGGCTGCGTCATGACAGCGCTATGACACCAGCAAAAATGGCGAACCTCACGGCTCGCCATGCTGCGTTGCCAGTGGCGGCGCTCAGGCTGCCTTCGACAGGCATTCCTTCATGTAGGCCTTGTATTCGTCGCCCTTCTTGCCCTTGCCGGACTTGCTGCAGGCCGCCATCTTCTCCTGCTGGGTCTTGGGCGCGCCCGACTTCGACAGGCATTCCTTCATGAACGCCTTGCGTTCGTCGCCTTTCTTGCCGGAGGCTTGCGCGTTGCAGGCCTTCATCTTGTCTTGCTGGGTGTTGGCCGCGGCTTTGTCAGAGGATTTGTCGGCCGGGGTGGCAGGCGTGGCCGGCACGGCAGGCGTTGCCGGCGCCGTGGCCGAAGGCTTGGCCGGGGTGGCGGGCGTGGCCGGCGTGGCGGTCTGCGCAAAGGCGCTGGCGGCGAACAACGGGGTCACCAGCGCGCACACTGCAATCAGTTTCTTCATGCTTGCTCTCCTCGGGGTGGAAATCGTTATCGCCGCGCGCCGGGGTCGGCGTTGCAGCTTCCGTAACGGGCGTGATGCCCATTACAGCACAAAACGGAGCATGCCTGAGAAGCGTTGACGGCGTGTTGCAACGCCGTTGTAAGCAATTGAAAACCGCGGCGAACGGGCCGTTACAGCAGCCGGCCCTGGCCGCGCGAGACCGCGTCGGCCTGCATCGCGGCGCGCTGGCGGTCCATGAAGTCGCGCAGCGTGTCGATGCCGCGCAGCCGCAGGATGGTGTTGCGCACGGCGGCCTCGACCAGCACGGCCAAGTTGCGGCCGGCCGCCACCTGGATCTTGACCATATGGATGGGGAGCCCCAGCACGTCGAGGTATTGCGAGTCCAGCGGCAGCCGCTCGAACTCGCCGTCGTTGCGCCGCACCAGCTGCACCACCAGCTTGATCTTCATCTTCCGCCGCACCGCGGTCTCGCCGAAGATGGTCTTGATATCGAGCAGCCCCAGGCCGCGCACTTCCAGCAGGTTCTGCAGCAGCGGCGGGCAGCGGCCTTCGATGAAATCCGGCCCCAGCCGCACGAAATCGACGGCGTCGTCAGCCACCAGCCCGTGGCCGCGCGAGATCAGTTCCAGGCCCAGTTCGCTCTTGCCCAGGCCGGACTCGCCCATGATCAGCACGCCCATGCCGAGGATGTCGAGAAACACGCCGTGCATGGTCACGCGCGGCGCCGAGATGCGCGACAGGTACAGGCGCAGGTGGTCGATCACCGCGGCGGAAGATACCGGCGTGGTGAACAGCGGCGTCGACGAGCGCGTGCAGCGCAGTTCCAGGTCGGGCGGCGGCTCCATGCCGTCGGCGATCACCAGGAACGGCGGCTCGAGCAGGATCAGCTCGCCCATCTGGCGCTTGCGGGTCTCGTCGTCCAGCCGCTGGTAGTACGTGATTTCGGGTTTGCCGAGCACCTGGATCCGGTTCGGGTGGATCAGGTTGAGGTGGCCCACCAGGTCTGCGGCGGAGGTCGCCTCGCGGGCGAATTCGACGTCAAAGGCGCGGTCCGCGCCCTCCAGGCCGGCGACCCAAGAGAGTTTGAGGTCGGCTGCGTTGTCGTCGAAGATGGACTGGGAGGTGACGCCGGTGAGTTCCATGCGGGTTGACTGGTAAGGCGGACTGCGAAGCGCGTGGCGCCTGCCCGGTCTGGTGCCGGCCGCTTCGGGGGAATCAGTGGATCAGGGATGCCATGCGATCAGCAGCTGGTGCACGGCATCGGGCGTGGGCAGGGTCGCCAGGCCCTCGCGCATGTCGCGGTCCGACAGCAATTGCGCGATCTCGGACAAAATTTCCAGGTGCTGCTGCGTGGCCTGTTCCGGCACCAGCAGGAAGATCAGCAGCGACACCGGCTTGCCGTCCGGCGATTCGAACGGGATCGGCTCGGCCAGGCGCATGAAGGCGGCCAGCGGCTGCTTGAGTCCCTTGATGCGCCCGTGCGGAATCGCCACGCCGGCGCCCAGTCCGGTCGAGCCCAGCGATTCGCGTGCGAACAGGTTGTCGGTTACGATCGCGCGCGCCACGCCGTGATTGTTCTCGAAGAGGAGCCCGGCCTGCTCGAATACACGCTTCTTGCTGGTGACGCTGACGTCGAGGGTGATGTTGCCGGGTGGCAGCAATTTGGCCAAACGATTCATGGGCGATGCGCAGGATTTCAGTTAGCGGGCGGACCGTTCCGCCGGGCAACGGCTGGCTCCCTGACCGCACTGCCGGCGCGGCAGGGAAACATCCGGCCCATTATAGAGCAGCGGCTACCCTCGCATTGTGCGGTGCAGCGCGGGCAGGCGCGGCCACGATTTCTCTCTCTTTGTATGGCGCAGCATACACCTTGGCACTGCGCTTGCGAACACCCTCGTCTTTGCATGCGCGACAGCTTTGCCCCGCTGTCACGGCCACACCGGCGGCAGGGCGCAAAAAAGCCGCGCCCGGTTGGCGCGGCTTGCCTGTGGAATCCTGGTTCAGCAGCCCTCTGCGGGGCTGCCGGGCATGGTTACTGCTGCATTTGCGCTGCGGCCATCTGGTACTTGACCGCTTCGCGGTCGTGGCCTTGCACGCGATCCTTGTAGCGAATCACCTGACGGTCCAGCTTGTCGACGAGTGCGTCGATGGCCGCATACAGGTCTTCATGATGCGCTTCGACAAAGATGTCCTTGCCCTTGAGATGCAGATTGATTTCCGCGTACTGACGCCGGTCCTTTTCCTTGTGATTGTCGACAGAGAGCAGCACGCTAACGCCAATGACTTGATCGAAATGCCTGACGATTCGCTCCAGCTTCGTTTCCACGTACTCACGCAGAGGGGGCGTGATGTCCAGGTGGTGTCCACTGATCTTGAAGTTCATAGCGCTTCTCCTTCTGAAAGAGCCTCACCAGGCAGGCGGTGGGCTCGGCTACAAAGACTTGCGGAGATTCACTGCGGGGATTTTCAGGGCTTCGCGATATTTGGCAACGGTGCGGCGTGCGACAACGAAGCCTTGCTCACCCAGCAGTTCGGCGATGCGACTGTCGGAAAGGGGATTCCTCGGGTCTTCGGCTCCTATCAGTTGCTTGATCAAGGCGCGGATGGCCGTTGATGAAGCCGCGCCACCGGTTTCGGTGGACACGTGGCTGCCGAAGAAGTACTTCAGTTCGAAAGTA belongs to Cupriavidus taiwanensis and includes:
- the lolB gene encoding lipoprotein insertase outer membrane protein LolB codes for the protein MNRSRRLALLCLGAPLLLQACASVAPSRSFDVDQDAASQQYTGRFSANYVRYGRDEGVQGSFRWEEQGRNVRLDLVSPLGQTLAVVTATPSGATLDLPNQPPRNAPEVDTLMEEALGFALPVAGMRDWLHGRPTRGAPARATRDEQGRLATLAQNGWTVRYVAWQDAPAAQVPRRIDLARDAASNPLSVRLVIDPQTP
- a CDS encoding tetratricopeptide repeat protein, with amino-acid sequence MSDLMPDQMPDSTLQATAGGGQTTLPGTGMRTARRAGRLARWWQAPQRHVRALAAGALLATAAGAAHAAPPVGAGSLPMLQLAAADTPAAKPARPALPSLELTDDIVYMVLAAEISIQRGLVGPAYRTYLELARQTRDPRFAQRATEIAFNARIPQQALDAARLWKEITPTSPAAGQVLSTLLVLNGRWDDARPLLQQQLTAVPASQRGEAILQLQQQLSRTSDPAGAATLLQDLTRNEARLPETQLALARAREVAGDEPGALAALDQALRLRPSYEAAALMSAELRAEKQPDEAVAVLKRFLEKSPESVNGHITLARLYLLKNDMPAARQEFETLRKVAPADPRVPLALGLTSLQAKNYGEAEQYLQEYLQLVEKQPSANPDIAYQYLAQIAEERKDYAGAIRWLDRIEDIRLAPAATAKRAQLLARMGKLDDAQALFGEMLSDAEDISDPGQRSQRVTAIRQAEVATLMENKAYDRARKVLNDRVAAEPDNADWIYELAMLDERQKRYASMETGLRRVIALQPQQKQGYNALGYSLADRNERLPEALQLLQRASELGPDDPYIMDSLAWVKFRMGDLRPAADLLRNAYAKAPEAEIGAHLGEVLWQLGEHDEARKTWTEAMRIDPENETLVDTLRRYKFNVQPSR
- the mutM gene encoding bifunctional DNA-formamidopyrimidine glycosylase/DNA-(apurinic or apyrimidinic site) lyase yields the protein MPELPEVEVTRRGLLPHVVGRRIAAVTVRHRGLRWPVDPELEARLARRLVRRIERRGKYLLLECVSADATQPAGWLLVHLGMTGTLRVLPEAPPPGVHDHFDLVLDADPDTAPDAAPGQHPRTIVLRFRDPRRFGAILWTTLPEAELPSHPLLSTLGIEPFDPAFDGAWLHRHTRGRSAAIKTVLLAGAIVVGVGNIYASESLFRAGIRPTTPAGRLSRARCDRLAQAVRETLAQAIERGGSTLRDFVGSDGASGYFQLDCFVYDRAGQPCRVCATPVRQIVQGQRSTFYCPNCQH
- a CDS encoding dynamin family protein, with the protein product MTTLAHQFEQYGAWRTGVLQSLAEFQSWLQQHDLYDAQADERVQRIQSVLRSDRLKVAFIAEFSRGKSELINSIFFADYGRRILPSSAGRTTMCPTELRYDEAEPPGIRLLPIETRLQDASTADFLEAGSSASHWHSVPLDPSSPEGMLEAFQHVVQTMRVPPEHAEALGLYHENDPDAAYAVDAEGMVEISRWRHAVINFPHPLLRQGLVILDTPGLNAIGTEPELTLRLIPDAHVVVFVLAADAGVTKSDLELWRSHVGAGHRRGCLAVLNKIDGLWDPLRQPGEIAQEIARQVSTTAQVLGIEQSRVYPVSAQKGLVAKVTHDDALLARSGLPEFEHVLSDQLIPRRREIVSDQVYRLVQDMARAAQQLLQSRRRDIVEQLFELRGLRGKNHAMVKHMLMRVQGEKDEFEQSISKFQALRLVFGRHSADIIKSLQLRDVRRTMRSAREQMKERFFSRGLREDMDALFAQLSGLVSDADNKIGQLHQLIESMYRRFNAEHGFTLPAPMQFTAERYLAELQQTLRLVQAHFGTVSMLTRSRPQLVQSAFNTMASRVLENFRDLNRDIEVWLKSVMTPLEAQVREHQKQLRRRVDSIERIHEATDTLESRIAQLEEVLNGLDERSGRIEGYAQRLLRPTAAADSPSLAVA
- the mutY gene encoding A/G-specific adenine glycosylase, giving the protein MPRKPVPRTVPAIPDDIHVAPDFGARVVTWQRQHGRHDLPWQNTRHAYRIWLSEIMLQQTQVSAVIEYFQRFVAALPTVQALAAAPADQVMALWAGLGYYSRARNLHRCAMQVVSEHGGRFPTDPAVLVTLPGIGRSTAAAIAAFSAGVRSPILDGNVKRVFARCFGIHGHPGERAVESRMWQLAELALPAPGPRQAEDMIAYTQGLMDLGATVCSRGKPACLADAAACPLSADCVARRDGLTAVLPAPKPRAAIPERSTVMLLVRREREVLLRLRPDSGIWGGLWSLPEMPVDTVPFDAEAAEASALDYARAFGTPARAVLAGELTHVFTHFRLLIRAIRVDLNAEANVLRQDSAVPAGQRWLSLDDLDALGTPAPVRRLLEDQARVGLF
- a CDS encoding LON peptidase substrate-binding domain-containing protein, with product MSSTDLYRPTGSADPPRTLDNLPLFPLHTVLFPGGRLPLRVFEARYVDMVRNCLRDSAPFGVCLIASGEEVARPDQATVPELVGCLAEIVDCNMEQLGVLLIRTRGRERFHIISHETRDDGLLVARAEVLPPDIIDCKLELLGECLDALRRIVTRLHAEQPDRLPFDEPYLWDDPSWVANRLCELLPVPLKAKQMLMALPDAGMRIEIVHRYMRQNHML
- the rapZ gene encoding RNase adapter RapZ, producing MRIILITGISGSGKSVALNVLEDAGYYCVDNLPAQFIPELTRYLDSQGYTHLGVATDIRSRESLDQLPDTVRALAADHQVEVIFLTASTDALVQRYSETRRRHPLSARTDGVVGGGGAFNDTALMEAIEMERALLSPLAEAAHRIDTSNVRTNTLRSWIKELIRDDSQRLTLLFESFGFKHGVPSDADMVFDVRSLPNPYYDLALRPLTGRDTPVIDFLQAQPMVLAMAEDIRAYVEKWLPSFIADNRSYLTVAIGCTGGQHRSVYIAERLANYFRAHGNVLVRHRELAPAG
- a CDS encoding PsiF family protein, with the translated sequence MKKLIAVCALVTPLFAASAFAQTATPATPATPAKPSATAPATPAVPATPATPADKSSDKAAANTQQDKMKACNAQASGKKGDERKAFMKECLSKSGAPKTQQEKMAACSKSGKGKKGDEYKAYMKECLSKAA
- the hprK gene encoding HPr(Ser) kinase/phosphatase, with translation MELTGVTSQSIFDDNAADLKLSWVAGLEGADRAFDVEFAREATSAADLVGHLNLIHPNRIQVLGKPEITYYQRLDDETRKRQMGELILLEPPFLVIADGMEPPPDLELRCTRSSTPLFTTPVSSAAVIDHLRLYLSRISAPRVTMHGVFLDILGMGVLIMGESGLGKSELGLELISRGHGLVADDAVDFVRLGPDFIEGRCPPLLQNLLEVRGLGLLDIKTIFGETAVRRKMKIKLVVQLVRRNDGEFERLPLDSQYLDVLGLPIHMVKIQVAAGRNLAVLVEAAVRNTILRLRGIDTLRDFMDRQRAAMQADAVSRGQGRLL